In Yersinia enterocolitica subsp. enterocolitica, one DNA window encodes the following:
- the xylB gene encoding xylulokinase, with protein sequence MYLGIDLGTSGVKAILLAENGQVIASQGAALSVSRPHPLWSEQSPADWWQATDQAMQALAADHDLTQVKALGLTGQMHGATLLDKQHKVLRSAILWNDGRSFAQCQALEKAVPESRQITGNLMMPGFTAPKLKWLAEHEPEIFNRIDKVLLPKDYLRFLITGDFASDMSDAAGTMWLDVAKRDWSDEMLAACGLNRQHMPALFEGSQITGHVSANIARRWGINPVPVVAGGGDNAAGAIGVGLYQTGQAMLSLGTSGVYFAVSDGFLSNPASAVHSFCHALPNTWHLMSVMLSAASCLDWACQLTGVESVPALINEVENTPPAATPVWFLPYLSGERTPHNNPNAKGAFWGFTHQHGRADLARAVLEGVGFALADGMDALHASGLQPTSVTLIGGGARSSYWRQMLADISGQTLEYRTGGDVGPALGAARLAQIALNPDVPLAELLPALPLEQTHFPDAPRHQYYATRRVIFKKLYQQLLPLCECE encoded by the coding sequence ATGTACCTTGGCATCGATCTGGGCACCTCCGGCGTTAAAGCCATTCTACTGGCCGAAAACGGGCAAGTTATTGCCAGCCAAGGTGCTGCATTATCTGTCTCCCGCCCACACCCCTTATGGTCTGAGCAAAGTCCCGCCGACTGGTGGCAAGCCACTGATCAAGCTATGCAGGCTTTAGCCGCAGACCATGATTTAACACAGGTAAAAGCGCTGGGATTGACGGGCCAAATGCACGGCGCTACTTTGCTGGATAAACAGCATAAGGTGCTGCGCTCGGCCATTTTATGGAATGATGGCCGCAGTTTTGCCCAGTGCCAGGCGCTGGAAAAAGCGGTACCCGAATCCCGCCAGATTACCGGCAACCTGATGATGCCGGGTTTTACTGCACCGAAGTTGAAATGGCTGGCAGAACATGAGCCAGAGATTTTCAATCGCATCGATAAAGTATTGTTACCCAAAGATTATCTACGTTTTTTGATCACCGGCGATTTTGCCAGTGATATGTCAGATGCTGCCGGAACAATGTGGCTCGATGTGGCAAAGCGCGACTGGAGCGATGAGATGTTGGCGGCCTGCGGCCTAAATCGCCAGCATATGCCCGCCCTCTTCGAAGGCAGCCAGATTACCGGCCATGTCAGTGCCAATATTGCGCGTCGTTGGGGTATCAATCCCGTGCCAGTCGTCGCCGGTGGAGGAGATAATGCCGCCGGTGCCATCGGGGTGGGCTTATATCAAACCGGGCAGGCAATGTTATCGCTGGGGACATCCGGCGTCTATTTTGCCGTCAGTGATGGCTTTCTGAGTAACCCGGCCAGCGCTGTGCACAGTTTTTGCCATGCTTTACCCAATACCTGGCACCTGATGTCAGTGATGCTGAGCGCCGCATCCTGCCTTGATTGGGCATGCCAACTCACCGGCGTCGAGAGTGTTCCTGCGCTGATTAATGAAGTGGAAAATACACCACCAGCCGCCACTCCCGTGTGGTTCCTACCCTACCTTTCCGGTGAACGAACCCCCCATAACAACCCTAATGCTAAAGGGGCTTTTTGGGGATTTACCCACCAACACGGTCGGGCAGATTTAGCTCGTGCGGTATTGGAAGGAGTAGGATTTGCTTTAGCTGACGGAATGGATGCCCTGCATGCCAGTGGTTTACAACCCACATCAGTCACGTTAATTGGTGGTGGTGCGCGCAGCTCTTATTGGCGGCAAATGCTGGCAGATATCAGCGGCCAGACTTTGGAATATCGAACAGGCGGTGATGTCGGCCCCGCACTCGGCGCTGCCCGGTTGGCCCAAATTGCTCTCAATCCGGATGTCCCGTTAGCCGAATTACTGCCTGCATTACCACTGGAACAAACTCATTTCCCTGATGCACCGCGCCATCAATATTATGCGACCCGTCGCGTTATCTTTAAAAAGCTCTATCAACAATTACTGCCATTATGTGAATGTGAGTAA
- the xylA gene encoding xylose isomerase: MSSYFDKLEQVRYEGSQSSNPLAFHHYNPDEIILGKRMADHLRFAACYWHTFCWGGADMFGSNAFERPWQQSGDALALAKRKADVAFEFFHKLNVPYYCFHDVDVSPEGASLKEYLNNFAVMTDVLAEKQASSGVKLLWGTANCFTHPRYGAGAATNPDPEVFSWAATQVFTAMNATQKLGGENYVLWGGREGYETLLNTDLRQEREQIGRFMQMVVEHKHKTGFQGTLLIEPKPQEPTKHQYDYDVATVYGFLKQFGLEKEIKVNIEANHATLAGHSFHHEIASAIALGIFGSVDANRGDPQLGWDTDQFPNSVEENALVMFEILKAGGFTTGGLNFDAKVRRQSTDKYDLFYGHIGAMDTMALALKIAAKMIEDGQLDKQVAERYAGWSSDLGQQILKGKMSLEDLASYAEQHNLNPHHQSGHQELLENRVNRYIFG; this comes from the coding sequence ATGTCATCTTATTTTGATAAATTAGAACAAGTGCGTTACGAAGGCAGCCAGAGCTCTAACCCACTGGCATTTCATCACTACAATCCGGATGAAATTATCCTTGGTAAGCGAATGGCCGATCACCTAAGGTTCGCTGCCTGCTACTGGCATACCTTCTGCTGGGGCGGGGCGGATATGTTTGGCAGCAATGCCTTTGAGCGCCCGTGGCAACAATCGGGAGATGCATTGGCTTTGGCAAAACGTAAAGCTGATGTGGCTTTTGAATTCTTCCATAAACTGAATGTGCCTTATTACTGCTTCCACGATGTGGATGTTTCTCCAGAAGGCGCATCATTAAAAGAATATCTCAATAATTTTGCCGTTATGACCGATGTATTGGCCGAAAAACAAGCCAGTAGTGGCGTAAAATTATTGTGGGGTACAGCCAACTGCTTCACCCACCCGCGCTACGGTGCCGGGGCGGCCACTAACCCAGACCCAGAAGTTTTTAGCTGGGCTGCCACTCAAGTCTTTACCGCCATGAATGCCACCCAAAAACTTGGCGGTGAGAACTATGTTTTGTGGGGCGGGCGCGAAGGTTATGAAACACTGTTAAATACCGATTTACGGCAGGAACGTGAGCAAATTGGCCGCTTTATGCAAATGGTGGTCGAACATAAACACAAGACGGGCTTCCAGGGCACATTGTTGATCGAGCCAAAACCACAAGAGCCGACTAAGCATCAGTATGATTATGATGTTGCTACAGTTTATGGTTTCCTCAAGCAGTTTGGGCTAGAAAAAGAGATTAAAGTTAACATTGAAGCTAACCATGCCACTTTGGCTGGACACTCTTTCCATCATGAGATTGCCAGTGCGATTGCATTAGGTATTTTCGGTTCGGTGGATGCTAACCGTGGCGATCCACAATTAGGTTGGGATACCGACCAGTTCCCGAACAGTGTGGAAGAAAATGCGCTGGTGATGTTTGAAATCCTCAAAGCCGGTGGCTTTACTACCGGTGGGCTGAATTTTGATGCCAAAGTACGCCGCCAAAGTACCGATAAATATGACCTGTTCTATGGCCATATCGGCGCAATGGACACCATGGCGTTAGCCCTGAAGATTGCAGCAAAAATGATTGAAGATGGTCAATTAGATAAGCAAGTTGCTGAACGTTATGCCGGTTGGAGTAGCGATTTGGGGCAACAAATCCTAAAAGGTAAAATGTCGCTGGAAGATTTAGCGTCCTATGCCGAGCAACATAATCTGAACCCACATCACCAAAGCGGGCATCAAGAACTGCTGGAAAATAGGGTTAACCGCTATATCTTCGGCTGA
- a CDS encoding fimbrial biogenesis chaperone: MANLNNVILIRANRQRNNTLVGTALLFVTMMSEASISLDRTRIIFNSVDTSASVILQNKSEVLPYLAQSWLENAAGQKVDSPLSALPAIQRIDVGQKSLVRIISLPDIEQLAADRETLFYFNVREIPPKSEITAAVQIAIQNKIKLFYRPAAIKADYKNVWQEKLQIRQQGEELKIHNPTPYYVTLGHLNRDNRGNFPGFDNVMIAPFGTESVKTPGYNGNGYSLGYMDDFGQMIIRSVNCSIGHCRIQAVEKKI, from the coding sequence ATGGCAAACCTTAATAACGTTATCCTGATACGGGCAAACCGACAGCGGAATAATACTCTGGTAGGAACAGCTTTGTTGTTTGTCACGATGATGAGTGAGGCGTCAATATCTCTGGATAGAACGCGGATTATTTTCAATAGTGTCGATACGTCAGCCAGTGTCATTTTGCAAAATAAAAGCGAGGTATTGCCTTATCTGGCGCAATCCTGGTTGGAAAATGCCGCTGGGCAGAAAGTAGATAGCCCCTTGTCTGCTTTACCCGCCATACAGCGAATTGATGTGGGGCAGAAAAGCCTGGTGAGAATTATTTCACTGCCAGATATCGAGCAATTAGCCGCTGACCGTGAAACTTTATTCTATTTTAATGTGCGGGAAATTCCCCCGAAAAGTGAAATAACCGCAGCAGTGCAAATCGCCATCCAAAATAAAATAAAGTTATTTTATCGGCCAGCGGCAATTAAAGCGGATTATAAGAATGTCTGGCAGGAGAAGTTACAGATCAGGCAGCAAGGAGAAGAACTTAAAATTCATAACCCTACGCCGTATTACGTCACGTTAGGGCATTTAAATCGGGATAATCGCGGTAATTTCCCCGGTTTTGACAATGTTATGATTGCGCCATTCGGTACTGAGTCCGTTAAGACTCCCGGATATAATGGCAACGGCTATAGTCTCGGCTATATGGATGATTTTGGTCAGATGATCATTCGCAGCGTTAACTGCTCGATAGGCCATTGCCGCATTCAGGCTGTGGAAAAGAAGATATAA
- a CDS encoding GlxA family transcriptional regulator: MQRNVYFLLLPGVLSLDLTGPAETLRLAGSFNLCYISPLPEVMSSTDMMLGQLQPLPDSLPEGSLLVVPGVSDSRHYFATETAAIARRWLQQQKAAITQQKTILVCVCSGALLAAQAGLLDGYQCTTHHHVLERLRQQAPAAQTKENRIFVEDCGVYTSAGITAGIDLSLHLISRYCSPQTALEVAREMVVYFRRSGDDPQLSPWLRYRNHLHPAVHRAQDVMSAEPQAEWSLLQVAHKAHVSSRHLTRLFREHVGISVREYHEQLRVAVAEVRLQEGFNLEKAALAAGFSSGRQLRRAQQRGHPVTN; the protein is encoded by the coding sequence ATGCAACGAAATGTCTATTTTCTCTTGCTGCCCGGCGTACTGTCGCTGGATTTAACCGGCCCTGCCGAAACGTTACGGCTGGCGGGGTCATTTAACCTTTGTTATATCAGCCCATTACCCGAGGTAATGTCCTCCACCGACATGATGTTAGGCCAATTGCAGCCGCTACCTGACAGCTTACCGGAAGGTAGCTTGCTGGTAGTTCCGGGGGTGAGCGATTCACGTCACTATTTTGCGACAGAAACAGCCGCAATAGCCCGCCGATGGTTACAGCAACAGAAAGCCGCCATTACGCAGCAAAAAACGATATTGGTTTGTGTCTGTTCTGGAGCATTGCTGGCAGCGCAAGCCGGGCTATTGGATGGCTATCAATGCACAACTCATCACCATGTGCTTGAACGGTTACGCCAGCAAGCGCCGGCGGCCCAAACCAAAGAAAACCGTATTTTTGTTGAAGATTGTGGAGTGTATACCAGTGCCGGGATTACCGCCGGTATTGATCTCTCTTTACATCTGATCAGCCGTTATTGTAGCCCGCAAACTGCACTGGAGGTGGCGCGCGAAATGGTGGTGTATTTTCGCCGCTCAGGTGATGACCCGCAACTTTCACCCTGGCTACGTTACCGTAACCACCTCCACCCGGCGGTACATCGGGCACAGGACGTGATGTCAGCAGAGCCACAAGCGGAGTGGTCACTACTTCAAGTGGCGCACAAAGCACATGTCAGCAGCCGTCATTTAACCCGATTATTCCGTGAACATGTCGGGATCAGTGTGCGTGAGTATCATGAACAATTGCGGGTCGCGGTAGCTGAAGTCCGCCTGCAAGAAGGATTTAATCTGGAGAAAGCCGCACTGGCAGCCGGATTTTCCTCCGGCCGTCAGCTTCGGCGCGCACAACAGCGTGGGCACCCAGTCACTAACTGA
- a CDS encoding isochorismatase family protein: MTNSALLIIDVQQSFEHKSFWQQQELPAFSAALNQLIAGCKQRGVALVDVFHVAPEGPFSLASGYVKPMSLVSHHADVTVQKRVHNALTDSGLDQWLKERQISHLIIAGIRTEQCCETTARVASDLGYQVTFVTEATLTFPMTQPNGIVLSSEELKLRTETVLVDRFATIHTVAQVLAALDSPPSVAATQKVVNWQPQPYFPRAITPAGIKNLNRWQLKRYVIRYAQAQGTAPDYVPAYQLVSQWLPLAAETVDRPGVGFVIEHQGKTLNYLIVGWWDNENELRVKVWVQEQGIWRAARDESFCVWDLQVMAFERDAFVDTLLQHTPDIPAYMNRYLTITVD, encoded by the coding sequence ATGACTAATAGCGCATTACTGATAATTGATGTCCAACAATCATTCGAACATAAATCTTTTTGGCAACAACAGGAGCTCCCTGCCTTCTCTGCGGCGCTGAACCAACTCATTGCGGGCTGTAAACAGCGCGGAGTAGCACTGGTAGATGTATTCCACGTCGCGCCGGAAGGCCCGTTTTCGCTGGCTTCTGGCTATGTGAAGCCCATGTCATTGGTTTCCCATCACGCCGATGTGACAGTGCAAAAGCGAGTGCATAATGCACTAACTGATTCAGGGCTGGATCAATGGCTGAAAGAGCGTCAAATAAGCCATCTGATTATTGCCGGTATACGCACCGAACAATGCTGTGAAACCACCGCACGCGTGGCGTCAGATCTGGGTTATCAAGTCACTTTTGTCACGGAAGCCACACTAACCTTTCCAATGACCCAGCCCAACGGCATTGTTCTGAGCAGTGAGGAATTGAAATTACGCACGGAAACGGTGCTCGTCGACCGGTTTGCGACTATCCATACCGTCGCGCAAGTACTGGCAGCACTGGATTCACCACCATCAGTAGCGGCTACCCAAAAAGTCGTCAATTGGCAGCCACAGCCTTATTTTCCTCGGGCTATCACACCTGCGGGTATCAAAAATCTTAACCGCTGGCAGTTGAAGCGCTATGTAATTCGTTATGCGCAGGCGCAAGGTACCGCGCCCGATTATGTCCCTGCTTATCAACTCGTCAGCCAGTGGTTACCCCTTGCTGCTGAAACAGTGGATCGCCCCGGTGTTGGTTTTGTGATTGAACATCAGGGGAAAACATTGAATTACCTGATTGTTGGCTGGTGGGATAACGAAAACGAATTGCGGGTGAAAGTCTGGGTGCAGGAACAGGGAATTTGGCGCGCGGCGCGTGATGAATCTTTCTGTGTTTGGGATTTACAGGTAATGGCCTTTGAGCGCGATGCTTTTGTTGATACTTTGCTACAGCACACTCCGGATATTCCGGCTTATATGAATCGTTATCTGACGATAACTGTGGATTAA
- a CDS encoding acyltransferase: MTNKIGWIDNLRAVACIMVVMIHATTYYVTSGAQVGEANWDIANLLNSASRACVPLFFMISGYLFFGEKSAQQKHFTRIGLCLLFYSVIALIYISTLTPINGWASLKNILQKPVFYHLWFFYAIIVVYLVSPLINVKPVSGRYLAVVILLLAVVANPQTSKYSIGGFQLLPINLYIYGDTFYYLLYALLGRAIGMLETRGRAISWGAALLFIMSVVFIAISTEKQTRINGSFADTFYMYCGPLVFVAAVSLLVWFKNCLNQPIACLSWLAGHSLAIYGFHALIIHFIRTHHYDFTDYPVLDIFYVFALALALSTLLSMGLQRLDRRRLVS, translated from the coding sequence TGACCAATAAGATTGGCTGGATTGATAATCTGCGGGCCGTTGCCTGCATTATGGTGGTCATGATCCATGCCACCACCTATTACGTCACCAGCGGGGCGCAAGTTGGGGAAGCTAACTGGGACATCGCCAATTTGCTGAATTCGGCTTCTCGGGCCTGTGTGCCCCTATTCTTTATGATCTCCGGTTATCTGTTTTTTGGTGAAAAAAGCGCACAGCAAAAGCATTTTACCCGCATCGGGCTATGCCTGTTGTTTTACAGCGTGATAGCACTTATCTATATTTCTACTCTGACCCCAATCAATGGTTGGGCGTCGTTGAAAAACATCCTGCAAAAACCCGTGTTTTATCATTTGTGGTTTTTCTACGCCATTATTGTGGTTTATCTGGTCTCACCACTGATTAACGTCAAACCGGTATCAGGCCGCTATCTGGCGGTCGTTATTTTGCTGTTGGCGGTGGTTGCCAACCCGCAGACCAGTAAATATTCAATCGGTGGTTTTCAGTTACTGCCGATAAATCTCTATATCTACGGCGATACTTTCTATTACTTGTTGTATGCGCTGCTGGGGCGAGCTATTGGCATGCTTGAGACGCGAGGGCGAGCTATCAGTTGGGGCGCGGCATTATTGTTTATCATGAGCGTGGTATTTATTGCCATCTCAACGGAGAAACAGACACGAATTAATGGCAGCTTTGCCGATACCTTCTATATGTACTGCGGCCCCTTGGTCTTTGTTGCGGCGGTATCACTGCTGGTGTGGTTTAAAAACTGCCTGAATCAGCCCATTGCCTGCTTGAGTTGGCTGGCTGGACATTCACTGGCTATTTATGGTTTCCATGCACTGATTATTCATTTCATCCGCACCCATCATTATGATTTTACTGACTATCCAGTGCTGGATATCTTTTATGTCTTTGCCTTAGCACTGGCGTTAAGCACTTTATTGTCGATGGGGCTGCAACGCCTTGATCGGCGGCGATTAGTCAGTTAG